Proteins from one Coffea arabica cultivar ET-39 chromosome 8c, Coffea Arabica ET-39 HiFi, whole genome shotgun sequence genomic window:
- the LOC140013350 gene encoding xyloglucan O-acetyltransferase 3-like, with amino-acid sequence MVLWSQFLVSASEMVVNGSATDSFHLHLDKIDESWVQKLPALDYAIISAGHWFFRTNYVSEGGRFLGCIYSHDPNATYLTPDIAIQGVFRLALKSINDCNNCSRMLTLVRTFSPAHFENGAWNMGGTCNRTSPLAPEEINYNGVEWDNRNVQLAEVENAHKLGEKRGRTFDVIDVTGAMSMRPDGHPDVHWDPFWAKGTSDCIHWCLPGPVDTWNEILLETLRRHASEDVKN; translated from the coding sequence ATGGTGCTGTGGTCGCAATTCCTCGTCTCCGCCTCGGAGATGGTAGTGAACGGGTCAGCAACCGACAGTTTCCATTTGCACCTAGACAAAATTGATGAGAGTTGGGTGCAAAAACTACCGGCCCTGGATTATGCCATTATCTCCGCCGGCCACTGGTTCTTTAGAACCAACTACGTGTCCGAGGGTGGTCGTTTTCTTGGATGCATTTACTCCCACGATCCTAACGCAACGTACCTGACCCCTGACATTGCCATCCAAGGAGTTTTTAGGCTTGCTCTTAAGTCCATCAACGACTGCAACAACTGCTCGAGGATGCTAACTTTAGTGAGAACATTTTCACCAGCCCATTTCGAGAATGGCGCATGGAACATGGGAGGGACTTGCAATAGAACAAGCCCACTTGCTCCAGAAGAGATTAACTACAATGGCGTGGAATGGGATAACAGGAATGTCCAATTAGCAGAGGTTGAAAATGCACACAAATTGGGAGAGAAGAGGGGGAGAACATTTGATGTTATAGATGTTACTGGAGCTATGTCAATGAGGCCTGATGGCCACCCTGATGTACATTGGGATCCCTTCTGGGCTAAGGGAACCAGCGATTGCATCCATTGGTGCTTGCCGGGGCCGGTTGATACTTGGaacgaaattttacttgaaacaCTGAGAAGGCATGCATCAGAAGATGTTAAAAActaa